The Pyruvatibacter sp. HU-CL02332 genome contains the following window.
CACCGCCCTTGGCTGCTTTCACAGCTTCAGCAACATCAGGTGTCACCGTGCCAACCTTGGGGTTTGGCATCAGGTTGCGCGGACCAAGCACCTTACCCAGACGACCGACGAGCGGCATCATGTCTGGTGTCGCAATGCACTTGTCAAAATCGATCTTGCCGCCCTGCACTTCTTCCATCAGGTCTTCAGCACCGACGATATCAGCACCGGCTGCCTTGGCTTCGTCTGCCTTGTCGCCTTTAGCGAACACAGCAACACGGGCACCACGGCCTGAACCGTTGGGAAGTGCACATACGCCGCGGACCATCTGGTCAGCGTGGCGTGGGTCAACACCAAGGTTCATGGCGACTTCAACAGTCTCATCGAACT
Protein-coding sequences here:
- the rplA gene encoding 50S ribosomal protein L1, whose translation is MAKAGKKITASREAIDRKKLYTLDEAVQLIKDGAKSKFDETVEVAMNLGVDPRHADQMVRGVCALPNGSGRGARVAVFAKGDKADEAKAAGADIVGAEDLMEEVQGGKIDFDKCIATPDMMPLVGRLGKVLGPRNLMPNPKVGTVTPDVAEAVKAAKGGAVEFRVEKAGVLQAGVGKASFSAEQISQNITAFVDSVQKAKPTGAKGNYIKRVSISSTMGPGVKIDPSSLSSEG